From the Paenibacillus sp. FSL H8-0548 genome, one window contains:
- a CDS encoding Gfo/Idh/MocA family oxidoreductase translates to MSMISFGIVGGGWRAEFYIRIARALPERFHIHTMLVRDEEKGRAIEEKWGIPTVRTMQQFAAESDKFSFAVVSVPRTIAPEIIRQLAERQIPVLAETPPAADLAMLTALYSSLPKDAKVQVAEQYLYQPMHAARIQMVRSGKLGEVTHVQVSVAHDYHGISLIRQLLGVRFESAVITGQQFESIIMQGPSRQGDPQVERMVQSVQNIATFRFGDKLAVYDFTGDQYFSWIRRSRMLVRGSTGELVDCEVSYLKDFETPIHTELRRVDTGHHGNLEGYHHRGVIAGGEWLYQNPVAPARLSDDEIAIAACLLKMGDYAAGKGSSFYSLADASQDHYLALLMGQAIESGKTVHTEKQIWMYGE, encoded by the coding sequence ATGTCAATGATAAGCTTTGGAATTGTTGGTGGAGGCTGGCGTGCAGAATTTTATATACGGATTGCTCGGGCGCTGCCTGAGCGGTTTCATATTCATACCATGCTCGTACGAGATGAAGAAAAGGGACGAGCTATTGAAGAAAAATGGGGGATACCAACTGTCCGAACGATGCAGCAATTTGCGGCGGAGTCTGACAAATTCAGCTTTGCAGTAGTATCCGTTCCGAGAACGATAGCACCGGAGATCATCCGTCAATTAGCCGAGCGGCAAATACCTGTTCTGGCAGAAACGCCGCCGGCAGCTGATTTAGCCATGCTTACCGCGCTTTACAGCTCATTGCCGAAGGACGCTAAGGTACAGGTGGCAGAGCAGTATTTGTATCAGCCTATGCACGCAGCTCGGATTCAGATGGTACGCTCCGGGAAGCTGGGCGAGGTAACACATGTACAGGTTTCTGTTGCCCATGATTATCACGGGATAAGTTTGATTAGACAGCTGCTAGGTGTACGGTTCGAGTCGGCAGTTATTACCGGCCAGCAATTTGAATCCATAATTATGCAAGGCCCAAGCAGACAAGGCGATCCACAAGTTGAGAGAATGGTTCAATCGGTTCAGAACATAGCTACATTTCGTTTTGGCGACAAGCTGGCAGTTTATGATTTTACGGGAGACCAATATTTCTCATGGATAAGACGCAGCAGAATGCTCGTTAGAGGCAGCACTGGCGAGCTTGTAGACTGTGAGGTGAGCTATTTAAAGGATTTCGAGACACCTATTCATACGGAGCTTAGAAGGGTAGATACTGGTCATCACGGCAATCTGGAGGGCTATCATCATCGCGGCGTGATCGCCGGCGGAGAATGGCTGTACCAAAACCCAGTCGCTCCTGCAAGACTAAGCGATGATGAAATTGCAATAGCTGCCTGTCTATTGAAAATGGGAGACTATGCTGCTGGCAAGGGCTCATCCTTTTATAGTTTAGCGGATGCCTCGCAGGATCATTATTTGGCTCTATTGATGGGGCAAGCGATTGAGTCGGGAAAAACGGTCCACACCGAGAAGCAAATATGGATGTATGGGGAATAA
- a CDS encoding RsmD family RNA methyltransferase: protein MFIYTYACHEDEAALCELELQMLFDHKINGGAVRSSYEVSVDRSPFVKRRIAARYQADSLEELLLQLSLIELNGKTFKVLFTTGDEPIPYEEQRQLERAAGAVMNGKADMRRAEQLFGLTKLAGRWYFGQVEENGAIWLKHQSKPQNYSTALPTRAARAIVNIAAGRNTQQQLIDPCCGMGTVLIEAMSMGIDIEGIDLNPLAVKGARINLAHFGYPDRVRLGDMRLMEKQYDTAIVDMPYNLCSVLPEEEQLVMLESIRKCAKKAVIVTTEPILPQLEMASWRIARSTTLSKASFTRYISVVE from the coding sequence ATGTTTATTTATACGTATGCGTGCCATGAGGATGAAGCGGCCTTGTGCGAGCTTGAATTACAAATGCTGTTTGATCATAAGATAAATGGGGGAGCAGTAAGGAGTTCCTATGAGGTCTCTGTTGATCGAAGCCCGTTTGTGAAGCGTCGTATTGCGGCAAGGTATCAAGCTGACAGTCTCGAGGAGCTGCTTTTGCAGCTGTCGTTGATTGAACTGAACGGCAAAACATTCAAGGTGCTGTTCACTACTGGCGACGAGCCTATTCCGTATGAGGAGCAGAGGCAGCTAGAGCGTGCTGCCGGCGCAGTGATGAACGGGAAAGCAGATATGCGGCGTGCTGAGCAGTTGTTTGGTTTAACGAAGCTTGCGGGCCGCTGGTATTTTGGGCAAGTGGAGGAGAACGGCGCCATCTGGCTAAAGCATCAAAGCAAGCCGCAAAATTATTCGACTGCGCTCCCGACCAGAGCGGCACGTGCGATCGTTAATATTGCAGCTGGGAGAAATACGCAGCAGCAGCTGATCGATCCATGCTGCGGAATGGGCACCGTTCTTATTGAAGCGATGTCGATGGGCATTGATATCGAGGGGATCGATCTCAATCCGCTTGCGGTGAAGGGCGCACGTATTAATCTGGCCCATTTTGGCTATCCGGATCGGGTTAGGCTTGGCGATATGAGGCTAATGGAGAAGCAATACGATACGGCGATTGTGGATATGCCTTATAATTTATGCTCCGTATTGCCGGAGGAAGAGCAGCTTGTTATGCTCGAGAGCATTAGAAAATGTGCAAAGAAAGCGGTCATAGTTACTACAGAACCAATACTGCCACAGCTGGAAATGGCTTCTTGGCGCATAGCGAGAAGCACAACATTAAGTAAAGCCTCTTTTACCAGATATATAAGTGTAGTAGAATAA
- a CDS encoding lipase family protein, giving the protein MTTNNMRTSKRITQEPQELDLRTALFLAAVCGQTYMQYNNKDGLFLVPRPYSLASEFTAKAYDNSEERFGFVLTSERASILAFRGSGSAVDWVSDFIAQQTAYRPVKNAGLTHKGFTDIYMSARVQILEIISQLPSDKPLFITGHSLGGALATLAALDLANNSEFTAPIVYTYGAPRVGDPKFAGSYNASIATHWRLQNEFDIVPHLPTLVYQPPKTKQTYYYMHAGSEVPRSFRMGSVSGNHILSNYFADLANEDPAFAITICNDPPGWCPAIAF; this is encoded by the coding sequence ATGACAACAAACAATATGAGAACAAGCAAGAGAATCACACAAGAACCACAGGAGCTTGATCTTCGAACTGCCCTATTCCTAGCTGCGGTTTGCGGACAAACGTACATGCAATACAATAATAAGGACGGACTGTTTCTTGTGCCAAGACCCTACAGCTTAGCAAGCGAATTTACAGCCAAAGCATATGATAACAGCGAGGAAAGATTCGGTTTTGTGCTCACTTCAGAACGAGCCTCGATCCTTGCTTTTCGCGGCAGCGGCTCTGCTGTTGATTGGGTATCTGATTTTATTGCACAGCAAACGGCCTATCGTCCCGTCAAAAATGCAGGTCTTACTCACAAAGGGTTTACCGATATTTATATGTCTGCCCGCGTACAAATTCTTGAGATTATTAGTCAGCTTCCTTCAGATAAACCACTGTTCATTACGGGTCATAGCCTAGGCGGTGCACTTGCAACGCTCGCAGCTTTGGATTTGGCTAACAACTCTGAATTTACAGCTCCTATTGTATACACTTATGGCGCTCCAAGAGTCGGTGATCCTAAATTTGCGGGCAGCTACAATGCGTCGATTGCTACACACTGGCGATTGCAGAACGAGTTTGATATCGTACCACATCTCCCTACGCTCGTCTACCAGCCTCCCAAAACTAAACAAACCTATTACTACATGCATGCAGGGAGCGAGGTTCCACGTTCATTTCGAATGGGCTCGGTTTCTGGCAATCATATATTATCCAACTATTTTGCCGATCTTGCGAACGAGGATCCCGCTTTTGCCATAACCATTTGCAATGACCCGCCTGGCTGGTGTCCGGCTATTGCATTTTAG
- a CDS encoding LapA family protein: protein MKGQGILISALVFALLIAIFAVINVEPVHVNFLFTKTTLPLILVILGSTLLGGVTVAMFGMFRQIRFKRTVKALEKQIAELNAEAEQFGLSKVKLHTEQTAAMPQSE from the coding sequence GTGAAGGGACAGGGAATTCTTATATCTGCCTTAGTGTTCGCGCTTCTCATTGCGATATTTGCCGTGATCAATGTTGAGCCGGTACACGTAAACTTCTTATTTACGAAGACTACGCTTCCGCTAATTCTCGTAATTTTGGGATCGACGCTGCTTGGAGGCGTGACTGTTGCGATGTTTGGCATGTTTCGTCAAATCCGATTTAAACGGACAGTCAAAGCTTTAGAGAAGCAGATTGCCGAGCTGAATGCTGAGGCAGAGCAGTTTGGGCTATCGAAGGTTAAGCTTCACACTGAGCAGACGGCAGCAATGCCGCAGTCTGAATAA
- a CDS encoding Gfo/Idh/MocA family oxidoreductase, protein MSIQIGIVGTGWFGMMHAEKLAKLDGIHVTAFVATNQQKADVAAQKFDGARGYDSVQNMLDDRKLDAVYICVPPFAHGEIESALLERNIPFLVEKPIGVDEQLPSSILKGIEDKKLITSVGYHFRYMDGTDRARELLRERTTLMALGYWMGSMPGVSWWRKMSGSGGQFVEQTTHVVDLLRYTVGEVTEVYAAYGERYMNTIEEGVSVPDVGTVTLKLAGGSVATISNTCAIPAGDRAGLHIYTNKGVLELGHHGLVDIEAGRKTEYANRTDPYELENEAFLHAVRTGDTSRIRSSYADAYLTHRVTLAANESARTGLPIKL, encoded by the coding sequence ATGTCAATTCAAATAGGTATTGTTGGTACAGGCTGGTTCGGCATGATGCATGCTGAGAAGCTTGCAAAGCTGGATGGTATTCATGTAACCGCTTTTGTAGCTACAAATCAGCAGAAAGCAGATGTAGCTGCGCAAAAATTTGATGGTGCCCGAGGTTATGATTCTGTTCAAAATATGCTCGATGATCGCAAGCTCGATGCAGTATACATTTGTGTTCCTCCTTTTGCGCATGGAGAAATTGAGAGTGCATTGCTAGAGAGAAACATTCCATTTCTGGTAGAGAAGCCTATTGGAGTAGACGAGCAGCTGCCTTCCTCCATATTGAAAGGAATTGAAGATAAGAAGCTGATTACATCGGTAGGCTATCACTTCCGTTATATGGATGGAACGGACCGTGCCAGAGAGCTGCTTCGCGAGCGTACGACGCTAATGGCACTTGGCTATTGGATGGGATCGATGCCTGGCGTAAGCTGGTGGCGCAAGATGAGCGGCTCCGGCGGACAATTTGTGGAGCAGACGACACATGTTGTAGATTTGCTTCGCTATACCGTTGGAGAAGTAACCGAGGTTTATGCAGCGTACGGTGAACGTTATATGAATACGATCGAAGAGGGTGTTTCCGTCCCTGACGTAGGTACGGTTACGCTGAAGCTAGCAGGCGGTTCTGTTGCTACCATTAGCAATACATGCGCAATTCCAGCAGGTGATCGCGCCGGACTACATATTTATACGAATAAAGGTGTGCTGGAGCTAGGGCATCATGGACTTGTTGATATCGAAGCGGGCCGCAAAACGGAATACGCTAATCGTACAGATCCTTATGAGTTGGAAAATGAAGCTTTTCTTCACGCTGTCAGAACTGGAGATACATCACGGATTCGTTCCTCCTATGCAGATGCTTATTTGACGCATCGGGTTACGCTTGCTGCCAATGAGTCTGCGCGTACAGGACTGCCAATTAAGCTATAA
- a CDS encoding magnesium transporter CorA family protein: MIHRMLRYPAGWEWHILQQASTQAVKKDTFPTRKAAQKQNAAAREEQRAVKAITKTVQDPAEQRSEELKRLFPEAALWVDECAGRRTNIISVGENPSLEKVLYGTLMFQISDDQADVQPFHFWLTEQLLITIHEDVRLPLRLQSYEHETKLSSCETAPEALFNMISIVLDTFQTGLDGFEKRLGELETTMRKENRTGLIDVIFERRYDLLHWSHLFIPVREVHGAATEAFMEELTEKDSFKRMTHKLERIDALLKHYALEIDTLISMDDAISNFRGNDIMKTLTIFTVLFLPATIIGGIWGVNFDNLPFKNYKWSFGIMLSVIFIITLIMYIWLWKKGWTGDLLNGRSPKEIVTDDASPQPSRSRSSKSKLKASRSSRAAPSSSAASDQPELQSRSRRKRS, from the coding sequence ATGATCCACCGGATGCTTCGCTATCCCGCAGGATGGGAATGGCATATACTCCAGCAAGCAAGTACGCAAGCTGTGAAAAAAGATACTTTCCCCACCAGGAAGGCAGCACAAAAACAAAACGCTGCCGCGCGTGAGGAGCAAAGAGCTGTTAAAGCTATTACAAAAACCGTTCAAGATCCAGCAGAGCAGCGATCGGAGGAGCTAAAGCGATTATTTCCGGAAGCTGCTTTATGGGTGGACGAATGTGCAGGTAGACGAACCAATATCATATCTGTAGGGGAGAACCCCAGCTTGGAGAAGGTGCTTTATGGGACGCTTATGTTCCAAATCTCGGATGATCAAGCCGATGTTCAGCCCTTTCACTTCTGGTTGACTGAGCAGCTCCTTATTACGATACATGAGGATGTGCGACTGCCTCTGCGGCTTCAATCCTACGAGCATGAGACAAAGCTAAGCAGCTGCGAGACAGCTCCTGAAGCATTGTTTAATATGATCAGTATTGTTTTGGATACCTTTCAGACTGGTCTCGATGGCTTCGAGAAGCGACTTGGCGAATTAGAAACAACGATGCGCAAGGAAAATCGTACTGGCCTTATAGATGTTATTTTTGAGAGACGGTACGATTTATTGCATTGGAGCCATTTATTCATTCCGGTCCGGGAGGTGCACGGTGCAGCTACAGAAGCTTTCATGGAGGAGCTGACCGAAAAGGACAGCTTCAAGAGGATGACACATAAGCTTGAGAGAATTGATGCCCTGCTGAAGCATTACGCACTGGAAATCGACACTTTAATTTCGATGGACGACGCTATCTCTAATTTTCGGGGCAACGATATTATGAAAACGCTGACGATATTTACCGTCCTGTTCCTGCCCGCTACGATTATCGGAGGCATATGGGGCGTCAACTTTGATAATCTCCCGTTCAAAAATTATAAATGGAGCTTTGGCATCATGCTTTCCGTTATATTCATCATTACGCTGATTATGTACATTTGGTTATGGAAGAAAGGCTGGACGGGTGATTTGCTCAATGGACGCAGTCCGAAGGAAATCGTTACTGACGATGCCTCCCCGCAGCCAAGTCGTTCTAGGAGCTCGAAGTCGAAGCTGAAAGCTAGCCGCTCCAGTCGTGCAGCCCCTTCTTCTTCTGCTGCTTCTGATCAGCCAGAGCTGCAATCGCGATCCCGAAGAAAGCGCAGTTAA
- a CDS encoding galactokinase, with protein sequence MANIDTLTQQFIQQYGGEASDIAVFHAPGRVNLIGEHTDYNGGYVFPAALTFGTTLLIRKRSDHQLGLATTNFPASKSFSVDSIVYDEADDWMNYPKGIVYELLQDGVQFKNGYDLLFHGEIPNGAGLSSSASIEVVTAYALLTLEGLPTDTVKIALLAQKSENEFNGVKCGIMDQFAVANGKKDHAILLMCDTLEYDLVPFDSGSYKLVIGNTNKRRGLVDSAYNERRAQCEQAVQDLQVAFPELTLLGQINLEQFNSSKHLIKDEIVRKRAQHVVEEIDRVLQSIKALKANDLAQFGQLMNGSHDSLRDLYEVTGVELDTMVAAARQVSGVLGSRMTGAGFGGCTVSLVHEDSVAAFQEEVGRKYSEATGLTADFYVCTIGNGVERLV encoded by the coding sequence ATGGCAAACATTGATACGCTAACACAGCAATTTATACAGCAATACGGCGGAGAGGCTAGTGACATTGCAGTGTTTCATGCTCCGGGCCGTGTAAACCTGATTGGTGAGCACACCGACTACAACGGCGGCTACGTTTTTCCGGCTGCTTTAACATTTGGCACTACACTTCTCATTCGTAAACGTTCTGACCATCAGCTAGGGCTTGCAACGACCAACTTCCCAGCATCGAAAAGCTTTTCAGTTGATTCAATCGTATATGATGAAGCTGACGATTGGATGAACTATCCGAAGGGGATCGTATATGAGCTTCTACAGGATGGTGTACAGTTCAAGAATGGCTATGACTTGTTGTTCCACGGTGAGATTCCTAATGGTGCAGGGCTATCCTCATCGGCATCTATTGAGGTTGTAACGGCATATGCGCTTCTAACGCTTGAGGGATTGCCGACAGATACAGTGAAAATTGCTCTGCTTGCGCAAAAATCCGAAAATGAGTTTAACGGAGTTAAATGCGGCATCATGGATCAATTCGCAGTAGCAAACGGTAAAAAGGATCATGCCATTCTATTGATGTGCGATACGCTGGAGTATGACCTTGTACCGTTCGACTCAGGCAGCTACAAGCTGGTCATCGGAAATACGAACAAGCGCCGTGGTTTAGTGGACTCAGCTTACAATGAGCGCCGTGCGCAGTGTGAGCAAGCAGTTCAAGATTTGCAGGTTGCTTTCCCTGAGCTAACGCTGCTTGGACAAATCAATCTCGAGCAATTCAATTCATCTAAGCATCTTATTAAGGACGAAATCGTTCGGAAGCGGGCTCAGCATGTCGTGGAGGAAATTGATCGTGTTCTGCAATCGATCAAAGCGCTCAAAGCAAACGATTTGGCGCAATTCGGTCAACTGATGAATGGCTCGCATGATTCGCTGCGCGATCTTTATGAAGTGACGGGAGTTGAACTGGACACAATGGTAGCAGCAGCTCGTCAAGTGTCAGGCGTGCTTGGCTCTCGTATGACGGGCGCAGGCTTTGGCGGTTGTACCGTTTCGCTGGTGCATGAAGACAGCGTAGCAGCATTCCAGGAAGAAGTAGGCCGCAAGTACAGTGAAGCAACAGGCTTGACAGCTGATTTTTATGTATGCACGATTGGCAATGGCGTAGAGCGTCTAGTTTAA
- a CDS encoding hemolysin III family protein, whose amino-acid sequence MANTHTYSKREEVANAVTHGIGAVLSIAALVVLIVFAATKGTAVHVVSFTIYGSAMLLLYAASTLVHSTPEGKAKRVFESLDHSFIYVFIAGTYTPILLHIVQGKLGWVLFGIVWGAAVIGAGFKAFFASRFLFTSTILYILMGWIIVFAWKLLTEHLAPGGVQLLVTGGLLYTFGTVFYMWRSFPYHHAVWHLFVLAGSIVHFFAILLYVLPA is encoded by the coding sequence ATGGCTAATACACATACGTATTCCAAAAGGGAAGAAGTTGCAAACGCAGTTACACATGGAATTGGGGCAGTTTTGAGTATTGCGGCGCTTGTAGTGCTGATAGTATTCGCTGCAACAAAAGGAACGGCCGTTCATGTCGTGAGCTTTACCATTTATGGGTCAGCCATGCTGCTCCTCTATGCGGCGTCTACACTCGTGCACAGCACACCAGAGGGAAAAGCGAAGCGGGTGTTCGAGTCGCTGGACCATTCCTTTATTTATGTGTTTATTGCTGGAACTTATACACCTATCCTATTACATATCGTGCAAGGTAAGCTGGGTTGGGTGCTTTTCGGAATCGTCTGGGGAGCTGCTGTAATTGGCGCAGGCTTCAAAGCTTTTTTTGCTTCGCGTTTCCTGTTTACTTCAACAATCCTCTATATTTTGATGGGCTGGATTATTGTATTTGCATGGAAGCTACTCACCGAGCATCTTGCACCAGGCGGGGTACAGCTGCTTGTGACAGGAGGCTTGCTGTATACGTTTGGGACGGTGTTTTATATGTGGCGCAGCTTTCCGTATCATCATGCGGTGTGGCATTTATTCGTCTTGGCAGGCTCGATTGTTCATTTCTTTGCTATCCTGCTTTACGTGCTGCCCGCTTAG
- a CDS encoding general stress protein, with protein MATKIAIFETEQQAITAIEQLEQAGFVKSELKVLAKDSEHSRRIERESDVHVDELRELEATPDRQDLGIFGMAAATGYAGAGVNAVYGMAGYGSAPYNAGGFPFVAAILLGDDEHSESLRALGIDDSKAELCSQELQSGSLIVIVETDESKSLLDKDGGPDLSRLGAAEAVFRACNASSITDGA; from the coding sequence GTGGCAACAAAAATAGCGATATTTGAAACGGAGCAGCAAGCGATAACAGCGATCGAGCAGCTCGAGCAAGCGGGATTTGTAAAAAGTGAGCTTAAGGTTCTAGCCAAGGATTCGGAGCATTCCAGAAGGATCGAAAGAGAGAGCGACGTTCATGTCGATGAACTGCGTGAGCTGGAGGCTACGCCTGATCGGCAAGATTTAGGCATCTTCGGAATGGCTGCTGCAACTGGTTATGCTGGAGCGGGCGTCAATGCCGTTTATGGGATGGCTGGCTACGGCTCCGCACCTTATAATGCTGGAGGATTTCCATTTGTAGCAGCAATACTGCTTGGCGACGACGAGCACAGCGAATCTTTAAGGGCGCTTGGAATTGATGATAGCAAGGCAGAGCTGTGCAGTCAGGAGCTGCAAAGCGGCTCTTTAATTGTTATTGTAGAAACGGATGAAAGCAAATCACTATTGGATAAGGACGGGGGTCCGGATTTATCGCGGCTTGGAGCTGCTGAAGCTGTATTTCGCGCATGCAATGCTTCTTCCATTACAGACGGGGCTTAG
- a CDS encoding AraC family transcriptional regulator gives MQPDMYTVASNPVIADGENAPLTILFAGESQTKPLHRLGPKVYDFYLMHIVLEGKGIFVCDGTRHELRAGHTFLIEPEQLISYESDSDEPWRYRWVAFTGTHSASLVADAGFKSEQQIVFTSDKRRAAILFRRIYETFRSGGIAADLEALGYLHLLFAEYKAALHALSGSSIRTAKADGDHLLQQVIHYLSTQYAHPVSIEQMAESLGYNRAYLSRLFKQRTGVSPINFLLTLRIDKARQMLRERSELTIEQISASVGLQDALYFSKQFRRLHGQSPTAYREAMRSIRGQEN, from the coding sequence ATGCAGCCGGATATGTATACCGTGGCCTCCAATCCAGTTATCGCAGACGGTGAGAATGCTCCACTTACTATTTTATTCGCCGGCGAGAGCCAAACGAAGCCGCTCCATCGGCTCGGACCGAAGGTGTATGATTTCTACCTTATGCATATCGTCTTAGAGGGCAAAGGGATATTTGTTTGCGATGGCACTAGGCACGAGCTTCGTGCTGGACACACCTTCTTGATTGAGCCCGAGCAGCTCATCAGCTACGAATCCGACAGCGACGAGCCATGGCGATATCGTTGGGTCGCTTTCACAGGCACTCATTCGGCTTCACTCGTAGCTGATGCCGGCTTTAAGAGCGAGCAGCAAATCGTTTTTACCTCTGATAAGAGACGCGCAGCCATCTTGTTCCGGCGAATTTACGAGACCTTCCGCAGTGGTGGTATCGCTGCTGACTTAGAAGCACTAGGCTATTTGCATCTTCTGTTTGCTGAATACAAAGCCGCGCTGCATGCTTTGAGCGGAAGCTCGATCCGTACTGCTAAAGCCGATGGCGACCATTTGCTGCAGCAAGTGATTCACTATTTATCTACGCAGTATGCACATCCGGTGTCTATTGAGCAGATGGCTGAATCACTCGGTTACAATCGCGCCTATTTATCTCGCCTGTTCAAGCAAAGAACTGGCGTATCGCCTATCAACTTCCTGCTTACACTCCGTATTGATAAAGCGCGCCAGATGCTCCGCGAACGCTCCGAGCTGACGATTGAGCAAATTTCAGCCTCAGTAGGGCTTCAAGATGCCTTATACTTCTCCAAGCAATTTCGTCGTCTCCATGGGCAATCTCCTACCGCATATCGCGAAGCAATGCGCAGTATCAGAGGTCAGGAAAACTAA
- a CDS encoding FAD-dependent oxidoreductase: protein MKELYTGNLYWPVTLSSTKEYPSLRQNKKTKVAVIGGGMSGVISSLGFVRNGLSTIMLERGCVAGGSTSANTGLLQLSNDIMLCDLMDQIGENDAKVFYRACKVAVDSLEKIALSLDADVGLVRRSSLYYASTEQDLPKLKREFEALKACGLDVEFWSPDEIASHFPFRKPGAIVTHGDAEINPLQFVNSIAEAAVAEGLEIHEQTDIVSHETIPSGLHRLRTSDGYEIEAEHVVYAVGYEPEELRGQLIKADINRSYALVTGVQSNLESWHDRYLIWETARPYLYMRTTIDGRVVIGGLDEEIEQPLHSALGRRKHSEKLLEQLQALFPELQAKVEFEWSATFGESRDSLPFIGADPAWKNVYYCLGYGGNGTVYSMIAAELVSNLIRGEGHPLADIVKLDRKSLSKL, encoded by the coding sequence TTGAAGGAGCTATATACCGGCAACCTATACTGGCCAGTTACACTAAGCAGTACTAAGGAATATCCATCGCTTCGTCAAAACAAAAAAACAAAGGTTGCTGTCATTGGAGGCGGCATGTCCGGAGTCATCAGCAGCTTAGGCTTCGTACGAAACGGACTCTCGACCATCATGCTCGAGAGAGGCTGCGTAGCCGGCGGAAGCACTTCTGCGAATACTGGTTTACTGCAGTTGTCTAATGATATAATGCTTTGTGATTTAATGGATCAAATTGGAGAAAATGATGCTAAGGTCTTCTATCGAGCATGCAAAGTTGCCGTCGATTCACTTGAGAAAATCGCCCTTTCGCTTGATGCTGACGTTGGGTTAGTTAGAAGAAGCAGCCTCTATTATGCTTCCACCGAGCAGGATTTGCCTAAGCTTAAGAGAGAATTTGAAGCGCTCAAGGCTTGTGGTCTGGACGTCGAATTCTGGTCGCCGGATGAAATCGCGAGCCATTTCCCTTTCCGCAAGCCAGGCGCCATCGTCACCCACGGCGATGCTGAAATAAATCCTTTGCAATTCGTGAATAGCATAGCAGAAGCCGCTGTTGCAGAAGGTCTTGAAATCCATGAGCAAACCGATATCGTCTCCCATGAAACGATTCCGTCCGGCCTTCATCGCTTGCGAACCTCAGACGGCTATGAAATAGAAGCCGAGCATGTCGTATATGCTGTCGGTTATGAGCCAGAGGAGCTGCGCGGCCAGCTGATCAAAGCAGATATCAACCGCTCCTATGCACTCGTGACCGGCGTTCAATCCAATCTTGAAAGCTGGCATGACCGTTATTTGATTTGGGAGACTGCTCGTCCTTATCTATACATGCGTACAACGATAGATGGACGTGTTGTCATCGGCGGCCTGGATGAAGAGATCGAACAGCCGCTTCATAGCGCCTTAGGAAGAAGGAAGCACAGCGAGAAGCTCCTTGAGCAGCTGCAAGCACTTTTTCCCGAGCTCCAGGCCAAAGTCGAATTCGAATGGAGCGCTACCTTCGGCGAATCACGTGACAGCTTGCCCTTTATCGGTGCGGACCCTGCTTGGAAAAACGTTTATTACTGCCTCGGCTATGGCGGCAACGGTACCGTATACAGCATGATCGCGGCTGAGCTGGTTAGTAATCTTATTCGCGGTGAAGGACATCCCTTAGCAGACATCGTAAAGCTGGATCGCAAATCATTATCCAAGCTTTAG